One window of Neptuniibacter halophilus genomic DNA carries:
- a CDS encoding Nudix family hydrolase: MSSKTVHVAAAVIRDGAGNILIARRPDDKHQGGFWEFPGGKVETGESVLSALGRELQEELGIEVLAAHPLIRVPYQYPDKSVLLDVYEVDRFRGEAWGREGQPVKWVTPAELEQHQFPAANQPILNACLLPRTIAITPYDLEPDQWLEYADTMIAAGAEALMLRCQALSAASGEFKGQWDALLELCRSKGCMLILNGTLELAKQWSVDALHLSSERLRHLNSRVEFTGRWLSASCHDPEEVLQAQEKGVEFITLSPVAKTSSHPDAEPLGWAMFSEWVKACRLPVYALGGVKPEDCARAREAGAQGIAGISAWR; this comes from the coding sequence ATGAGCAGCAAAACGGTTCACGTAGCGGCTGCGGTTATCCGGGATGGCGCCGGGAATATCCTGATTGCCAGACGGCCTGATGATAAACATCAGGGCGGTTTTTGGGAGTTTCCCGGCGGTAAGGTAGAAACCGGTGAGTCTGTACTCAGTGCTCTGGGGCGAGAGCTTCAGGAGGAATTGGGTATAGAGGTGCTGGCCGCACATCCTTTGATCCGTGTGCCTTATCAGTACCCGGACAAATCAGTGTTGCTGGATGTATATGAGGTTGACCGTTTTCGCGGTGAAGCCTGGGGGCGTGAAGGGCAGCCGGTCAAGTGGGTGACACCTGCTGAACTGGAGCAGCATCAGTTTCCGGCGGCGAATCAGCCGATTCTGAATGCCTGCCTGTTACCACGCACTATCGCCATTACGCCTTATGATCTTGAGCCTGATCAGTGGCTTGAATACGCCGACACTATGATAGCGGCCGGGGCAGAGGCTCTGATGCTACGCTGCCAGGCGCTCTCTGCAGCTTCCGGTGAGTTTAAAGGGCAATGGGATGCACTGCTGGAGTTGTGTCGTTCGAAGGGGTGTATGCTGATCCTGAACGGTACGCTTGAGCTTGCGAAGCAGTGGTCTGTGGATGCGTTGCACCTGTCTTCAGAACGTTTGCGACACTTGAACAGCCGAGTTGAATTTACGGGTCGCTGGTTGAGCGCTTCCTGTCACGATCCTGAAGAGGTACTGCAGGCGCAGGAAAAAGGTGTGGAATTTATTACCCTGTCCCCGGTGGCAAAAACCTCTTCTCACCCGGATGCTGAACCGCTTGGTTGGGCGATGTTCTCTGAATGGGTTAAAGCCTGCCGGTTACCGGTGTATGCGCTGGGTGGCGTCAAGCCTGAAGATTGTGCGCGAGCGCGAGAGGCTGGTGCTCAGGGAATTGCAGGGATCAGCGCCTGGCGATGA
- the argJ gene encoding bifunctional glutamate N-acetyltransferase/amino-acid acetyltransferase ArgJ, with protein MAVGPATFPEIMHPIAGFKLGTASAGIKTPGRKDVVLMELCPEATVAGVFTLNAFCAAPVQICKKHLAVSPARYLVVNTGNANAGTGEEGYQDAVATCEAVAELCQIDAASVLPFSTGVIGEKLPVEKLISALPAAREALSESGWAEAAEGIMTTDTRIKGASCQFEYQGQTVSLTGISKGSGMIKPNMATMLGYVATDACVDAELLQTLLREATDCSFNRITVDSDTSTNDSCMLVATGRSGVVVDGVDTELLQRFAQALNELMQDLAHAIVRDGEGATKFVTVQVESAATQDEALKTAFDIAHSPLVKTALFASDPNWGRILAVVGRAGIPDLDLDTLQIYLGDVCIVSNGGRDANYTESAGQAVMDQEEILIRVVLNRGDVVETVWTTDLSQEYVSINADYRS; from the coding sequence CCGGAAGCGACGGTTGCAGGGGTGTTCACACTGAATGCCTTTTGCGCGGCGCCGGTGCAGATCTGTAAGAAGCATCTGGCTGTTTCGCCTGCACGCTATCTGGTTGTTAATACGGGTAATGCGAATGCGGGTACCGGGGAGGAAGGCTATCAGGATGCGGTGGCTACCTGTGAAGCGGTGGCGGAGTTATGCCAGATCGACGCGGCTTCAGTTCTGCCGTTTTCCACCGGAGTTATCGGTGAAAAACTGCCTGTGGAAAAACTGATTTCGGCATTGCCCGCAGCCCGGGAAGCTTTGTCAGAATCAGGCTGGGCTGAGGCGGCTGAAGGAATTATGACCACGGATACCCGTATTAAAGGGGCTTCCTGTCAGTTTGAATATCAGGGACAGACGGTCAGTCTTACCGGTATCTCCAAAGGCTCCGGGATGATCAAACCGAATATGGCAACCATGCTGGGTTATGTTGCTACAGACGCCTGTGTTGATGCGGAACTGTTGCAGACATTGTTGCGCGAAGCGACTGATTGCTCTTTTAACCGGATTACGGTGGACAGTGATACCTCGACCAACGATTCTTGCATGCTGGTGGCCACCGGTCGGTCAGGCGTTGTGGTTGATGGCGTCGATACTGAGCTGTTGCAGCGCTTTGCTCAGGCGTTGAATGAGCTGATGCAGGATCTGGCTCACGCGATCGTACGCGACGGTGAAGGTGCCACTAAGTTTGTTACCGTGCAGGTCGAATCCGCTGCGACTCAGGATGAGGCGCTGAAAACCGCTTTCGATATTGCCCACTCTCCGCTGGTTAAAACCGCACTGTTTGCCTCGGATCCCAACTGGGGCCGGATTCTGGCAGTCGTCGGGCGTGCCGGGATTCCGGATCTGGATCTGGATACCTTGCAGATCTATCTGGGTGATGTCTGCATTGTCAGCAACGGCGGGCGGGATGCAAATTACACTGAGTCCGCAGGGCAGGCAGTGATGGATCAGGAAGAGATTCTGATCCGGGTGGTTCTGAATCGGGGTGATGTGGTCGAAACAGTATGGACCACCGATCTGTCTCAGGAGTATGTCAGTATCAATGCGGATTACCGTAGCTGA